The Prunus dulcis chromosome 3, ALMONDv2, whole genome shotgun sequence genome segment aattggcctattaaaaaaataaaataaaagaaatttagatATGATGGGCTGCATGAGATTGGGTTAATGGGTCTGGCCCATAATATAGTTTGGGTATACCGGTTGCGTAGAGGCATGTACttcatttctattttgttaCAAGGCCATGGATCCTCTACAGTTAAAATCATGGATGAGTTAATCAGttgttttctctttgattCCTTCAAATCAGttgttttctctttgattCCTTCTGTTTTCGTCAACTGTTTTCAATGTCATTTCCTTCCTATATTGATGGTGACCACCTTGGAATGACAGATGCCTGAAATCTTTTAAGAGTGGAAGCAAAAAAAGTTGCAGAGaaggtgtttgatgaaatgggGAAGTCTAACAAGTGTTAAGTTCTACTTCTGGTTTACTCATTCCGCAAACCCTCTTCTTTACAAGGCTTCTATTAGTTACTTCTGGTATAATATTAACAGTCTTTTTCATCAGAGGTCTTCAGCTTGGGAATTTATTGGCTGCATTGATTTGACTTCATGGTGGATGTCAAGAGGAGACAAGGTATGATATTAATGTTTCACTTTTCTTATCAATGCAGTTGTAGGGTCTTGTAGTAGCCCATCATAAAGTATGGCCTctgtatgtccaagaacaaatgaaggaaatgaaaacAGAGAGCTCAAACATGAAAACTGAaatgtatttcactaattatGTAAAAACATTATTAATGTATTTCACTAATACAAAAGACCCTATAACCTTATTAACTCTCATAGCTAACTACCTCATTTGGACTAATATTTGACATAATCAAGCCTTGTTTTTAAAAGAATCTAAAAATCTATTTACGGACTATAATTATTTATCTCCAATTTTTGTAAAGAATGCCTAATTTTGAGTAAGAGCTGCATAAAGAAGCACATTCCAAGTATCAGGTACTCCGGCTAAACACCAATGGGTGCAGTCCAAGCCCCTGTGCCCACCAAGGCCGTAGACAGACGGGTGCCCATCTTTTCTAAGTTGTGAAAGAGTTGTAACATTCAGCAAATGGACTGGCTTTGACATGGTACGTAACACTTTCTCTACTACTTTCTCTGCTGGATGTGCTTCTCCTGGATAGTTTGGACCTGGTAGTGGTTCTGATTGTGCACTGCAGTTATTTGCTTGAGGATCACCCCACTCTCTTCCACTGAGAGACATCAAAGATTGAGTTTAATTAGAAACTATAAGAAACAGAAGTAAGATAGTAGTTTGGCTTAATTAATAGTATAGATAAGCTGTAACATAAGTATCAGCAGATTTCATTGAAGAAGTAATTACAATTAAGCTAAAACGCTTCCTCCGAACTAATATCTGCTTTAGAAACTACAATATCCTTGAAGCTGGTGTGTGTTGGTATTGTGTTCGAATGATTTTAAGTTACCTAAATAGCCTTGATGCTTAACCAATGTCTAGGAATCTAAATCTTGACTAGGCACTTGTATAAAGGCTATTATCATACATTGTTGAGATACTTACTTGCTATGATCTGGAGAAACACCCTGGAAGAAGACCTTGGTTTTGTTAGAGTCCACATTGGAGTCTACCCATGTTGCCCAAGTGTGCAGTGCCTTCTCATATGCAACCAAGCGATCCATGTCCTTATAAGTTTCATTCCCCACTTGAATAAAGTTCCATCTGCACCacatttaaaaacaaaagctcAATCACTTGCAGAACATAGAGATAGTGGCAACCAAAAGCTCTAGGAATGAATGAACCAAATTGGAGATAGGAAAGTCAAATGGGGTTCCTACGGTTGCTTTCTGCCGGTGTGAACCCACCAATGCCACGTGTTGAAGATCAATACGTCGACTCCCAACCACAGTTTGTCATCTTGAGTTGAGATTGAGTCAAGTTTTAGGATTCGGCCATCAGGTGTGCGTACAATGTTCACAATTAAGGCATTGCGGGAGAACAACAGTTTAACATTGTATTCCTGCAAATTGTAAAATAGGTATTCATAATGTAAGTATTTtgtaaaactaattaaaaagtGTTCAAAACTTAAGAAAAGGAGTAGTTGGGTCTCACTTCTTTCAATTATCTGATAAATAAATGTGAATTATGTAGGTATTACATTGTTTTTCATGTTTAGTAACCTAACTAGATATGTCCCAGTACTCATTTAGAAATGAGAAGCTACATGATGACCTCATATGTGCCCAATTCATGACTTCATGATTATAAACACTCAATGTTGCATTAAAGTCCAACTTTGGAAGAGATCTATTTCGCTAATCATCATACTAAATTGACTAGTTCTATATGGGCAGCAATCATTGTCATACGGACCAAAGTGCAGCAAACATAATGATTTCGCAAATGAACCGAACAATAGCATATAAGAAACtctcaattatatatatatatatatatatatatatatgtacaggGAGTTTCAATTGAGGGATctttcaaataaacttatttgagggacatccttgtagggcccactcaGTATTgcatttcactaatccaaaccgtctattttgtagatactcattcaaatatCGTCTctgtaaaaaatcacttgaatccgatatcgtttgaccactcaattgaattattgaaattttagtactttcttgaagcaccatgttcattgattttgtaggacacaattgaaTATTGAAACGGttttcgatttgtctaattttttgaaggatgatctatgaatgtagacttaaaaaatagatggtttggatcgttgaaaaaaaattcgtaggaGACCCTGAATGGTGttcctcaaataatttgaGAGATCCTTCAGTAAAATGGATATGTCAAGTTGAGAGATAGTGATAATCTCACCGGGAATGTGAATGTGGAGAGTCCTCCAGTCCTGACCGATGTGTATTTGGCCTCTGGAACAGATGTATAAAGCATGCAGGTAAGTGACTGCCATTGGTTCAAACTCAACGAGTCCCCAATAAACATGACGCTTTTCCCTCTAAGTTCTGTCAACAAACGACTACCATTGAATCTGCATCATAAAAGTTTTATACACAGATCAATATCATCTTATAAATCAATACCAAAGTTTTTTGATGTCTAAAGTAGATGCTAGAGTTACAAGATGTGTAAATTGCATAATTTGCATAAATGTATCATCTTATGTCACAAGACTCTGAATCTGGATCGGACATTTCAAATTCGTACATTCCATATGGTCAGTTTGGCAACTTAGTATTGAACAAAGGCAATCCTAGAACTAGAAGTTCTTTACACCTTGTATAGAAGTATGCAAAGAACCAAAGTGCAAAGATCCAAAAACAtataaggaaaaaaggaaaaaaaagatccaAACTCGACGAAAAAATTGAGGATGAAGTTTCATTTGAATGTATAGTCCACTTTGACACTTTGGTGATAGATATGACATGTATAAATGCATTAAATGTGATGTAGATTAAAGGTATACGTACCTTGGTAAGCTGCAGGCAGAGGGCTGCCATCTATATTTGAGGTAGTCTCTATCAGGGCGACCATTCTTTACGCAGTCAAACACTTTCTCAAGGAAGAGGCAGCTAGGCGCGGCATAAAGAGGATATGAATCATCAAAAACCCAGTTGCCTTGAGAAACATCACAGCCGTCGATATCACTCCCTACAAGTCCTCCATGCACTTCTTGATGCAGAACGGAAAGTACAAGCAGTACTAGCGTAGCACCAACTGCAAAAGCATCCATGATATCAGAGAGACAGACAGATAGAAAGAGAGACTAGAAGGTTGGCCCAACTCACAAGGTAATATAcctatacatacatatatatacgcACAGAGAGAACATGAAATGGAAGAATGTACATGTGTGGTGAATGTTATGagatgttttaatttatgtgCTTGTGGTTGCAATTAAGTCTTCCATAATCAAGGAAATTATAGAGATTGggatttggtttcttttctgGTGTTGGTATGTATggacagagaaagagaagagaaggaaggaaGTGAAAGGGAGggagatgggagtttcaaaatGGGTTGGTGGAATTAGAGAGAATGTAGATATCTAGGAGGGGACATATTGTAGCTGTCATAGGTTGGTTTTGGTAGGGCAACAGTCACCAAAGGGTTAGCCCAAAGATTATGGTCAATTAATTAGCTGTCCAATTGTTTCACATATAGTAATTGACTTGTTAGAAATAAATGAGTCTTCGAATGAACAAATAATTCCACGCGGTtagattttcttttggaatgTTCTTCCATTTCGGCTATGCTAATTTGCCTTTCTAattttttctaacaaaaaagaaattttactGTAATATAACTCTCTTATGATGTCTTAGAAAATCGATTTGGGGACGATTAAgaataattgttttttatgcCATGCAAACAGGTGACCTGTATTCgaccagaaaaagaagatgggaCCTCTAGTAGAAGCCATGACTCCtataacagaaaaaagaattgCCGTGGAAGACAAGTAACCTTTTTAAAAggatggaaaaagaaaatgaaaaaaaagttttaatatACTATATGTTTAAAAGGTAAAATAAAAGAGACTTACTCATACTAATTCCACTAAACGTACGCATTCTTGCAAAGCTTTACTCACTCGACCAATGCACCTTCACCTTCTCAAAAGAAAGGCTCGAAGAACTACTATGGATGATgatatgaaatatgaaaacaatAGCAGCCCCTGCCTGCTTTTATATTAGCCAATTCCAAACTCAAATAGAGTTGTTGTATAAAAGGGTCAAAAGAACTATGTACAACGAGTTTTGCATGCATTGATTGAaacattttcaaaaataaagtAAACCAATCCAATAATGAATTGGATTAACAATAAGACATCCATGTCAATTGAAGAATTTATAGAATACTACAATAGTATGGttacgtgttataatataggTGGACGACAAGGTTTATTTTCCTCCTTTTATAAAATAGCATCAATACATattcatttatattataacatatgTACAAAATGTACCATGTAATCATACTACCGTAGTATTTCACAATCACTTGTCAATAAGGAATCGAATTAAGAATCCTACGTCACTAAGGAAtcatccttctttttttaagtttcattttttttttttaaattctaatGTAAGGGGAGATTGAACTCGATATAAAGGGGCAAGCACAATGCCTCAGCCAACTAGCCTAACCCACATATATGAGAAATTCTTGTCTTTTAAGTTACTAATAAAATGTGCACAAAACACCAATATGACCAATCTTTTGGTGACCTTGGAATGGCAGATGCCTGAATCCTGTAAGAGTGGAAGCCAAAAAAGTTGCAGAGaaggtgtttgatgaaatgggGACGAGAAGACTTGCCTCTAACAAATGTTAAGTCCTATTTCTGGTTTACTCATTCTGCAAagccttttttcttctttacaaGTTTCTGAATATCAAGTCTTTTTCATGAGACGTCTTCAGACTGGGAATTTATTGGGTGCTCCTGTTGAAGAATGGACAGTTGGTGGAATTGCATTGATTCGACTTCATAAAGGATGTCAAGAGGAGACAAGGTACGAAGAAATTTATCATTCACTGTTCTTATTAATGCAGTTGTAGGTCATAAGTTCAATCTGAAGTGTACACGGATGGCACGCTTGCATACAGCCATAAATTCAAGAAGCGCGCCAATGAGTTGCTGCAGTTCCTGCGACCACAACCTTGTTGCAGGCTCACCAGACAGGAAAGCAGTGCACACACTCGGTACCCCGTTGTTAACCTGCAAATAGAAAGTAGAGAAATCTGATCAGTTATATATAGAGATAATTTGAACGGAGTAAGCAACTGATACAGTATTGGTTCAGAAAAACGGAGTTTTGAGAACAAAGTTCAACCTGAACTGCAACACTGACTTGAAGAATTCCCTATAGGGTCTGGAAACGTGGGAGTTGATCCCCTTCAGAACTGCGAGGCTCTTCAAGTTCATTTTGTAAAGCAGCTGTCCGACTTTCAATCATTCCCAATGGCATTTNNNNNNNNNNNNNNNNNNNNNNNNNNNNNNNNNNNNNNNNNNNNNNNNNNNNNNNNNNNNNNNNNNNNNNNNNNNNNNNNNNNNNNNNNNNNNNNNNNNNAAAACATAAAAAGTAAACGAAAACAAGATTCGTGAGCACCCTACTACACACACAAGTAAGCAGGCTGCAGGCTGCACGAAAATCATTTTCGCTTATGTGGTTGTTCAGCCTTGGAGACCCGCAGTTGGCCATTGTCATTGACTCTCAAATAACATGGTTTCTTAGAAGCGATATTTGAAATAGCCATGCCTATGTCTACTTAAAGCAAGTGGCATatcttgtttttaaaattgtagAAATAATTCAGTCAATTGTCAAGATGAGAACACGGTCACCACTAGCAATACAATCAGGACAATTCATATCGGTCCCCTATTTTACTAAATCGGTGAGCTTCTGTAGAGTAGATAtagttattttttactttcttcaGTTAAGATGACAAAGTTGTAGTTtggttttgctttttaatgAGATTCTGTATCAAGATGATGGTAGACTAGTAGTTCACCGAGTCTTTGTAACGCAAGGATGCATGCAAGTGTGTAAGTTGAAATGAGATATAAAGTCATGTCTGAACTTACAGATAAGACATTCTTCAGCACAGATGCAATATTTAACATCAGGTAGAGGGAGAACCCAGATAACATTGCTATAAACGGGTAACTTGACAGCAGAGGTATTGTGATAATCTGCATATGAGAATCatgtgccaaaaaaaaaaaaaaaacaacaaaggtAAAGAAGAGCATAGGTCAGTCGGCATTACGTCGAAAGacattcataaaaaaaaatgcagaaGCTACAACAATGCAAATGAAGCAGGAGCTGAAAAATTACCCCTCCAATGCGAGCAATCATTACAGGACCAAGAATCCTTTCCACAAACGGGTATAGGGTGATTTGGAACACAAAAAGACCAAAACCTACAAGTTGATAAAATCGTCAGCGATTATTGAGCATGTGTAGAGTTATTTACACAAATCAGAAATTGAAACTGTATCAAATACTCTATATCCTTGAGTGAACTTAATGTATCATGTTTAGTACATGTGGGCGTATCGCGtatgtgtatgtatatatatgcataagAAAGAAGAGGGCTGCACCCCTGATTCCAGTGACAATgtcagaaaattttgaaaagaacAGCAGAAACCAAAACTATGAAGTGATAACTCTACTCATCTAAATTTAAAATGGCCAAAAAGATGCCTGGACCTAGAATCTTAGGTGTCATTCatctttatttctttgtatCTTGACATGCCTGttatatgtataaaaaaaaaaaattgagtccTTTAAACGATGGAAAGAATAGAAGCAGATGGAAATATCAAATATTACCTGAAATTGCAAGAACTTCACCAACATTCTCAGTTGACAAGCTCAAACCCCCAAGCTTTCGAGGACTCACAGCCCATAATGAAAATATCTGATTTTTTgggcaaaagaaaaaagtttcaCTTAATAGCCAATTTGGTAATTAGAGATAAATAAGAATGGGGACAGGGGAAGAAGAATAAATGAGTAAGTGAAGGAGTAAGAAATGCATTGTACAAAATGTCTTAAACCATTCAAGCACTTTTAATCTGCCAAAACCAGTGAGAAGAACCATTTCaaagaaagagagcagagGAAAAAAACCGATTCTGTGAACAATACTATACTTTTCCAACAGGTAAAAGGTATGAAGTTACCTCTGTATAAGCCATGTCATGAAGTGAGTATACACAATAAACAATGATTGCTGACATTAAGGGCCAATTCTTGAAgaggttttcttttggtatctgttcttcagttttttgttttccttcatTTGCAAAAGACCCATAGGATGCAGTTTCTAGAGCTTCAAAAGAATCATCTTGCAATCTAGTATTTCCATTGTGCTTGTGTAAAGTTTCCTGCAACCACCCAGATATAGAAATTTTCTGTTAACACTTAAGAGTTTCAAAAGGTCCTTAACGTACGAATGTGCTAAAGATGACCCAAGTATACAAGGATACATGATTATAATGATAAATTCCTTTCCAAGGATATTGGATTACAAATATTGTTCATTTTGTAACTGCCTTTAGATGTAATGGAGGACTGTAAGGGCGGCCTGCATTCTGAATTTCATGGAGGTTAAGTGATGACAAAGTAGGGTTGAGAAGGTACAAAAACAAccatgagaaaaaaaatacataggTCAATATTTAACATTTCAAAAGAGATTCAACAACATAAAGGAATATACTAAGATATGTACCGGAAGCCAGAAAGAAGCAATGCATACTCCAAATGCAAAAACTGATATACATAGGCAAGGCAAGAAGTACGGAAACCTACATCAAAGTTTCAGATTTTAGAACATCATGGTGcaacaaagaaataattagaaaaattctgaaatttgacaatctCACTGCAGCATACTTAAATCAACTAGCCAAACTTACCTCCCAAATATGGAGTTTTGGGAAAATATATTTGGATACTTGTCTGCTGGCTGCATAAAACATTGTAAAGAAACATTTGATTAAACAAaaggatgagagagagagagagagagagagagagagagatatatatatatatatatatcagcaagaaaaaaaaaaaaaaaaaaaaaactaaaatcatCTGCTACCTCATGATTTTCATTAATCTGTACTCTTTAATTTAACCTACTCTTTCAAGAACCAACCTTCGAAAATCCCAACCCCTGTACTCATTCAGAACAGAATATGTTGCTTTGTTGCTAATGTGTGTTAAAGTTAAGTCTAATAGTATGCAAACTGGGAATAACTGTTCAAATCCCTGTAGGTGTCAATTTCAAGAActtcatttgtttcttgttaGTTATATGGACAGTCCTTAGAATTAATTCCAGATCTTAGTCCACCTCATGCTTGCTCAAAGCCTTAAAATTAATTCCTAAGTGTCAGTGACGCCCTCATGCTTGCTATCTCCTCTACACTCATTTCATGCTCTTAGGTACCATCTCACACCTTCTCAGGAGGTGGGAGTTTCATTTCTCAAGTTTTGGCTTTCTCAAGGTTCTGTCAGcagaaaacaaacc includes the following:
- the LOC117621450 gene encoding protein ZINC INDUCED FACILITATOR 1-like, with the protein product MAEESREALLKKVYYENCPGCKVEQRKELQRGLPIKMIVAVWLVVLSAALPISSLFPFLYFMIRDLHIAKREEDIGYYAGYVGASFMIGRVLTSIFWGVVADRYGRKPVIIIGIAAVVIFNTLFGLSVNFWMAISTRFLLGCLNGLLGPIKAYASEAFREEHQALGMSTVSVAWGIGLIIGPALGGFLAQPADKYPNIFSQNSIFGRFPYFLPCLCISVFAFGVCIASFWLPETLHKHNGNTRLQDDSFEALETASYGSFANEGKQKTEEQIPKENLFKNWPLMSAIIVYCVYSLHDMAYTEIFSLWAVSPRKLGGLSLSTENVGEVLAISGFGLFVFQITLYPFVERILGPVMIARIGGIITIPLLSSYPFIAMLSGFSLYLMLNIASVLKNVLSVSSDMTLYLISTYTLACILALQRLGELLVYHHLDTESH
- the LOC117622588 gene encoding protein trichome birefringence-like 43 gives rise to the protein MDAFAVGATLVLLVLSVLHQEVHGGLVGSDIDGCDVSQGNWVFDDSYPLYAAPSCLFLEKVFDCVKNGRPDRDYLKYRWQPSACSLPRFNGSRLLTELRGKSVMFIGDSLSLNQWQSLTCMLYTSVPEAKYTSVRTGGLSTFTFPEYNVKLLFSRNALIVNIVRTPDGRILKLDSISTQDDKLWLGVDVLIFNTWHWWVHTGRKQPWNFIQVGNETYKDMDRLVAYEKALHTWATWVDSNVDSNKTKVFFQGVSPDHSNGREWGDPQANNCSAQSEPLPGPNYPGEAHPAEKVVEKVLRTMSKPVHLLNVTTLSQLRKDGHPSVYGLGGHRGLDCTHWCLAGVPDTWNVLLYAALTQN